From the Sphingobacteruim zhuxiongii genome, the window GCATTGCTTCATCAATACTCGCTAGAATTTCTGCTTTCTGATCAACTTCGATTAAGAAAGAAACTTTTGTCTTCTCCCAAAGAAGACAGGCTTTTAAATGTTGATCATTCACTTCTTCAAAAGCAATAGTGAAAGTTTCGATCGGATTTGTTAGTGCACGAGGTTTAACTTTTACACGCAAAATATCGTCTGCCTTATCATACGTATAAGCGCCCCATTGTTTTGCATTTTTATTGAAAATAATAGTCCACTCATCTTTTCCAGGGATTGTAAATAAGGCATATGTACCTGCCTCCAAAGCCTGACCTTCAATTTTTACATCACTTTGGAATGTAATGTTTGTCGCATTGTTTGCACCTGTACGCCAAATTTGTTCATAAGGAACAAGCTCTCCGAAGATTGTTCTCCCTTTCATATTTGGACGTTGATAAACAACGCTGACTTGGCTAATGCCTAAATCTTGAAGGATAAACTGCGTGCTACTTGCAGGAGGTAATTTAATCTGCGCGTCTGCTTGTTGCGCGCTGAACATTAATCCTGAAGCTAACAGGAGTGTTATTGCAATTTTTCTCATAGAATCAAAACTTGAATTCCCGAATATACGAAGCCTAGCTTAAAAAACAAACGGAGATAGCTAGCTATCTCCGTTTACTTGATGTTAAAACTCTTATTTTCTAACTTTATGTCCCGCTACTGCGTAGTACAATATGTATAAGTAACAAGGTAATGCAATCCAGTATGCTTGGTGAGAACCTACTGAGTGTGAAATCTGTCCGTATATCAAAGGAATTACAGCTCCACCAGCGATACCCATCACTAAAATTCCAGACGCTGCACCAGTGAAACGACCCACACCCTTTAAAGCTAAAGGCCAAATTGCTGGCCATACTAGAGAGTTTGCTAAGCCTAATAGTCCAACTAAGGTTAGTGAAACCATACCATCAGTAAATACAATACCTACTGTTAGAATAATACCTAGGATTGCACATAGTTTTAGGGCAGTCTCTTGCGCTAAGTGTTTTGGTATTGCAATAATACCGATTACGTAACCGACAACCATCGAAACCATAGTGAAGGACGTAAAGAATTTTGCTGTATCTAATGGAATTCCTAAATACGTACCATAAGCGATAATGGTATCACCCGCTAAAACTTCAACACCAACATAAAGGAATAAACAAATAAATCCTAAGATGACATGTGGGAAATCAAAAATACTTTGTTTGCCTTCGGAAGCATTGTGGTGAGAAGCATCTTCTTCTTCATCTCCTTTAACCTCTGGTAAATTAGCCTTAGAAATCCATATTCCTAATAAAATAAGTACAACGACAATCCCGATGTATGGATTTACTACCTGTAGTGCAATTTTATCCAAAGCTTGTGCCGACTCTTCAGGACTCATGGTCGCTAAAGATTTTTGTACTTTATCTGCCTCTCCTAGATTTAAGAAGTAGCCAAGGATAATTGGTGCAAGCGCACCGGCAAATTTGTTGCAAATACCCATGATACTGATACGTTTAGCAGCAGTTTCCACAGGCCCAATAATCGTTATGTAAGGGTTAGATGCGGTTTGTAAGATCGCTAAACCACCACCCATGACAAACAGTCCTGTTAAGAATAACAAGTATGTTCGCGAATACGCAGCAGGAATGAATAATAATGCGCCGACGGCCATAATGCCCAACGAGATAGCCATACCATTTTTAAATCCAAATCTATTTAAGACCCATGTTGAAACGGGAGCCATCACTAAGTAAGCAATGTAGAATGCGAATGTTACAAAGTAAGATTGAACTTCGGTAAGTTCACAAGCGATTCTTAAATAAGGGATTAAGAGGGAGTTTAGCCAAGTGGCGAATCCAAAAATAAAGAAGAGGGCGCCAATTATAATCATT encodes:
- a CDS encoding DUF2911 domain-containing protein; this translates as MRKIAITLLLASGLMFSAQQADAQIKLPPASSTQFILQDLGISQVSVVYQRPNMKGRTIFGELVPYEQIWRTGANNATNITFQSDVKIEGQALEAGTYALFTIPGKDEWTIIFNKNAKQWGAYTYDKADDILRVKVKPRALTNPIETFTIAFEEVNDQHLKACLLWEKTKVSFLIEVDQKAEILASIDEAMQAEKKPYFQAAQYYYTHDIDIKKAAAWMVEADKGNSKAPHIKYWKSLILAKSGDKAGSIKAAEEGLKMAKSQNNGEYVKLNTQALEAAKK
- a CDS encoding sugar MFS transporter; translated protein: MTNQNNQSTVGPMIIIGALFFIFGFATWLNSLLIPYLRIACELTEVQSYFVTFAFYIAYLVMAPVSTWVLNRFGFKNGMAISLGIMAVGALLFIPAAYSRTYLLFLTGLFVMGGGLAILQTASNPYITIIGPVETAAKRISIMGICNKFAGALAPIILGYFLNLGEADKVQKSLATMSPEESAQALDKIALQVVNPYIGIVVVLILLGIWISKANLPEVKGDEEEDASHHNASEGKQSIFDFPHVILGFICLFLYVGVEVLAGDTIIAYGTYLGIPLDTAKFFTSFTMVSMVVGYVIGIIAIPKHLAQETALKLCAILGIILTVGIVFTDGMVSLTLVGLLGLANSLVWPAIWPLALKGVGRFTGAASGILVMGIAGGAVIPLIYGQISHSVGSHQAYWIALPCYLYILYYAVAGHKVRK